The genomic stretch AGGATGGTGCCTAGAGCGCTGGCCGTCCCGGCGGAGGCCGCGAAGCTGGCGCCCGTCAGGCCGCTCAGGGCCAGCTCGAAGCTCTCGTCAATCTCGTCCACGGTGTCGCCGCGCACGGTGACCGCGATGCTCTTGCTGGTTTCGCCGGCGGCGAAGGTCAGGCTGCCGCTCAGCGCATCATAATCGCTGCCGGCCAGCGCCGTGCCGTCGCGCGTGGTGTAGGCGACGGTCACGGGGCCATCCGCGGGCTGGGAGAGGGTGATGGTGAAGACCATCTGCCGCGTGCCGGCATCCCCCTCGGTGACCTGGGCCTGCGCGATGGACAGGCTGGGCGGCACATCATCATTCAGGATGGTGCCGAGGCCGCTGCCATCGGCGATGCTGGCGCCGATGGGCGTGCCGAGCACCAGGCTGAAGCTCTCATCGCCTTCGATGGCGGTATCGCCGAAGAGGGTGATGGAAATGGTGCGGCTGGTCTCGCCGGGGACAAAGGTGACGCTGCCGGAGGCGGCAGCGTAGTCGCTGCCGGCGATCGCCGTCCCGTCCCGGGTGGACCAGGGGATGGTCACCGCCTCGGTGGATGGCTGCGAGAGGGAGAGGGTGAACACCAGTTCCCGCGGGCCGGCCTGGCCCTCCTGCAGGGTCGCGTCGCTGATCGAGACGGCGGGCTGCGCTGCGGCCGCCCCGACCGTACCGAAGCTGATGCCGCTGAGCTGCGGGACGATATTGGCGTCGGCCCGCCCCTCGAACACGAAGCTGATTTCGCCATGACCGGGCACCGTGCCATTCCAGCCGGCGGCGCCCACGACGTAGCGTGTGGCGCCATTGCCGAGGCTGGTCTGGCTCAGGATGGTGGCGTCCCAGATATTGGCGATCTGGAACGGCACATCAAAGGAGATTGTCCAATTATTGAGCGTCTCGGCATTGTTGGAGACGCTCATCTTGCCGATCAGGCCCGTTCCCCACTGGCCTGAAATCGAGAAATTCGCTTGTGTAAACATGAGTAAGCCCCCCCCAGGGCCTGCTCAACATGCCGCTCCATCCTGGGTTGTGCAATCCTCTTTCTGCGCCAATTTTGACTTAAGAATGCGCATTTACTCAAAAAAGCGAAGATTGTCTCATTTCTATTCAATCACCGGCTGATCTCCGCTGGTCTCGCCGGATGCAAATGGAAATTCTCGGGAAATGAGACGCGCGAGCTCGCCGCAGCGCCTCAGCCAAGCCGGCGAAACACCACCGTCAGGTTGTTCGCCGGCATCTCGATCACCTGCTCCAGGCCAAAGCCCGATGCCGCCGCCGCCACATCCTCCAGCGCGCGCAGGCCCCAGGCGGGGTCGCGCGCCCGCAGGCTCGCATCGAAATCGAGGTTGCTCGCCGCCGTTTCGATCCCGGCGCGGATAAAGGGGCCGTAGAGCACCAGGGGCGCACCGGGCGGCAGGATCGCCCCGGCCCCGCGCAGCAGGCCCAGGCAGGCCGCCCAGGGCGCGATATGGATCATGTTCACACAGAGCAACGCATCCGCCTGCGTGATGGGCCAGGGCCAGGCGCTGGCATCCAGCGCCAGGGCCGGGCGGATATTCGCCACCCCGGCCGCCCAGGCATCAATGCTGGCCCGCGCTTCCGCCGCAGGGTCGCTGGGCTGCCAGATCAGGCCGGGCAGGCTGGCCGCGACATGCACCGCATGCTCCCCCGTGCCAGAGGCCACCTCCAGCACCAGGCCGGCCTGGGGCAGAATGCCGGCCAGGCAGGCCAGCAGCGCATCGCGGTTGCGCGCGGCGGCGGGGGCGAAGCGGCGCGCATCCGCCGCACCCGGCCCAGCTTCGTCCGGCCCAGGCACTTGCGGTGTGGTCACGCCGCGCGGACGCCCTTGCTGGTGGAATATTCGAAATGCAGCGCCTCGCCCGGGAAGACGCGCGGATGGATCGCGTGCGCCGCCATGGCCGCCTCGGAAAAGCCCTGGAGGATCAGCTTCAGCTTGCCCGGATAGGTCGCCATGTCGCCAATCGCATGGATGCCCGGAATATTCGTCTCGCAGGTCGCGGGATTGACGGCGATGTGGCTGCGCTCCAGCCCCAGCCCCCAATCGGCGATGGGCCCCAGTTCCATGGAGAGGCCGAAGAAGGCCAGCAGGTGATCGGCGGGGACGCGCAACTCCTCGCCCTTGAGTGTGGCGAGAACGACGTTGGTGAGCTTCGACCCGTCGCCCTCCAGGCCGTGCAGCTGATAGGGGATGGCCATCTCCACCTCACCCCGCGCGGCCGCGGCTTCGAGCTGAGCGGCACTCTCGGGGGCGGCGCGGAATTTCGGGCGGCGATGCACCACCACCACCTTGGCCGCCACATCCTTCAGGCTCAGCGCCCAATCCACAGCGCTGTCGCCGCCGCCGGCGATCACCACACGCTTGCCGCGAAACTCCTCGCGCCTGGTGACCATGTAGCGCACCGCGCCGCTGGCCTCGTAGCCGGGCAGATGATCCAGCGGCGGGCGGTTCGGGCCAAAGGCGCCGGCCCCGGCCGCGATGATCACGGCCTTGGCCCGCAACTCGGTGCCGGCGCTGGTGGTCAGCCGGAAGCCGCCCTCCACTGGTGCCAGCGACTCGACACGCTGGTTGAGCAGATAGCGCGGCGCGAAGGGGGCGGCCTGTTCCGCCAGGCGCTCGATCAACGCCGCCCCGGCGATCTGCGGGTGGGCCGGGATGTCGAAGATCGGCTTTTCGGGATAGAGGGCGGCGCATTGGCCACCGATTTCCTCCAGCGTGTCCACCACCACGCAGCGCATTTTCAGCATGCCGCATTCAAAGACTGCAAAGAGCCCGCAGGGCCCCGCGCCGATGATGGCCACGTCGGTTTCGATCATCTCGCTCATGCCTCGCCCATGCCCGGCTTTGCCGCTGCCGTCCAGCCTTCAGGGCGGGCCGGAACACGGGAGCCTCGCCGCCAGATCCGGCAAGGTGTCGGGGAGCGGAGCCAGCGCGCGGCCCCCGCAGGGTTCTGACCTGGCGGCGCGCGCCGCGGCGGATATGGGACAGGCGTCGCGCAACTTGACGGGCGCCCGGAGTTTCAGCCGGTGATGAGCCCGAGGGGCGCGCGGCATAGCCGCATTTGCGGCCAGTCACCGCTGGCCGCCCAGCCCCTCTTCAACGCGCAGGGTGCTGCAATCGGCGGATGATCGAGGGGCCAGCCGCCCCTCGGCATGCCGCTAAGGGTTGCCGCGTCTCAGCGCGTTTCGATGGTGATGCCGCGGCCGCCCACATTGAGCTCAACCCCGCTGCGGTTCTGATCCATATAGAGCCAGTAGCCGCCAACGCCGAGCACGACGCCCAGGATGCCGACCAGGGCAATGATTGAATTTCTGCTCATGTTTCTCGATCCGAATTCCGGCCCTATGCCGGGAATGCCGTTGAAACGTCCGGGAAGCCCAATGGTTCCAGCAACACGCAACAAATTTTGGCGGCCGAGCCTGCGAGCGCGGGGTCCGAATACGGGTCGGGTGTATTGACCCATCCCCATCACGCTGCCAAACACCCCCCGCCCGCATGCGGTGGGCCAGCCTGACCGGGGTCTCCGGTCGCCCACCGGGCTGATTCCTCGACGAATCACTCCACCAGCGACAAGAGGCCGAACCAAGCCATGCGCGATAAGGGCGAATACCTTTTCACTTCGGAAAGCGTTTCCGAAGGCCACCCCGACAAGGTTGCGGATCGCATCAGCGACACCGTGCTGGACACCTTCCTCGAGCAGGATCCCTATGCGCGCGTCGCGTGCGAGACCCTGGTCACCACGAACCGCGTCGTCATCGCGGGCGAGGTGCGCGGCCCGGCCTCGATCACGCCCGAACTTCTGATGCATCGCGCAAGGCTGGCGATCCAGGATATCGGCTATGAGCAGGAAGGCTTCCATTGGCAGCATGCCAAGGTGGAATGCCATCTGCACGCCCAGTCCGCGCATATCGCCCAGGGCGTTGATGCGGCCGGCAACAAGGATGAAGGCGCCGGCGACCAGGGCATCATGTTCGGTTATGCCTGCACCGAAACGCCCGACCTCATGCCCGCCCCGCTGTATTACGCGCACCTGATCCTGCGCCGCATCAGCGAGCTGCGCCGCAGCAACGACATCTCGGTGAAGGGCCTGCTGCCCGACGCCAAGAGCCAGGTCACGCTGCGCTACATTGACGGCAAGCCCGTCGGCGTCACCTCGGTCGTCGTCTCTACCCAGCATGAGGAAGGCCTGGACCAGGCCCAGATCAAGGCGATGGTGAAGCCCTTGATCGAGAGCTCGCTGCCCGCCGGCTGGATGTGCGCGGATAACGAACTCTACATCAACCCGACCGGCACCTTCGTGATCGGCGGCCCCGATGGCGATTGCGGCCTGACCGGGCGCAAGATCATCGTGGACACCTATGGCGGTGCGGCCCCGCATGGCGGCGGCGCCTTCTCCGGCAAGGACCCGACCAAGGTGGACCGCTCGGCCGCCTATGCCGCGCGCTATGTGGCGAAGAACGTCGTCGCCGCCGGCCTGGCCGACAAGTGCACCATCCAGGTCAGCTACGCCATCGGCGTCGCGAAGCCGCTCTCGGTGTATTTCGACCTGCACGGCACGGGGCATGATGTGGATGAGGTGAAGCTGGCCAAGGTGGTTCAGGAGTTGATGAACCTCTCGCCCCGCGGCATCCGCGAGCATCTGCACCTGAACCGGGCGATCTATGTGCCGACCTCCAGCTATGGCCATTTCGGCCGGACGCCGGATGACGAGAAGGGCACCTTCACCTGGGAAAAGACGGATCTCGTGCCGGCTCTCAAGAGCGCCTTCGGCCGCTGATCCACGCCTGAACGACAAAGGGGGCGGCTTCCGTGCAGGAGGCCGCCTTTTTTTGTACCGATAGCTCGGGGCTCCGCCCCTTCGATCCAACCACAAGGGGCGGAGCCCCTTGGACCCCGGCAAAGGGCTCGCCCTTTGCAATCCATGCGCAAGGTCCCGGATGAGCGACGAGGATGATTGGCCGGAAGGCATTCCGCATCGGCTCTATGGGCGGCGGCGGGGCAAGAAGCTGCGCCCTCGGCAGGAACGCCTGCTGAGCGAGGCACTTCCGCGCATCCGCTATACCGATCTCGGCTTTGCGGCAGGGGCCGATGCGCTGTGGTTCGAAGTGGGCTTTGGCGGCGGGGAACACACGTTGGCGCAGATGCAGGCCAACCCCGACACCGCCATCATCGCCAGCGAGGTTTACGAGCACGGCCTCTGCTCCCTGCTGACGGAAATCATCCCCGATGGTGCCGAGGCCACGGCGCCGCTGCCGCCCCGCCTGCGCCTCTGGCCCGCCGATGCGCGGGAATTGCTGCTGGCCCTGCCGGAAGCCAGCCTGGACCGCTTGTTCCTGATGTTCCCCGATCCCTGGCCCAAGACGCGCCACGCCAAGCGCCGCTTCGTCCATCCCGAGATGGTCCCCATCGTCGCGCGCGCGCTCAAGCCTGGCGGCATCTGGCGCGTGGCCAGCGATGACCCGACCTACCAGGCCTGGGTGCGTGAGGTCTTTGCCGGGCAGGCGATATTCACGGGGCCCCCGCCCGCGGAAACCCGCCCGGAAGGCTGGCCCCCCACCCGCTACGAAGCGAAGGCCTTCGCGGCAGGACGCAGCCCGCTTTACTGGGAATGGCGGCGCGGAAGCTAGGGTATCATCCGTTCGAACAGATCAGGCAGCACGAACATCACGGGCCCGAGGGCTGTGCGGCAACAGCACGGCACCAAACTCCACCTGGTCATCAGGGCGGGTAGCGCCCTCGGTGGGCGCCAACCACGGCTCAGCCCGGCTGGCCCGCAACCACCACCATGGCCGGCTTCAGCAGGCGGCCATTCAGCGTCCAGGCACTGGTCCAGGCCTGGATCACCGTGCCTGGCGCGACACCTTCGGGCGCGGGGGCTTCGCTCATCGCCTGGTGCAATTCGGGGTCGAAGGCTTGGCCCTCGGCGGGCTTGCGATGCACGCCATGGACTTCCAGGCGTTGCAGCAGAAACCGCTCCACCCCCTCGAAGCCGCCACGCATCTTGCCGATGATCTCGGGCTCGTCCTCGGCGGCCTTGGGCAGGAGGTCTATGCCGCGGCGCAGGTTTTCCGCCACTTCCGTCATGTCGGCGGCGAATTTCTGCACGGCGTAGTTGCGCGCCTTTTCCGCCTCGTCCTTGCCGCGATGACGGACATTCTGCACCTCCGCCTCGGCGCGCAGCCAACGGTCCTTCATCTCGGCCAGTTCGGCTTCGAGGGTGGCGATGCGCTCCTCCGGCGTGGGCTCGGCGGCGGGCGGCATATCGGGGGTTTCCGGCGCGGTTTCGGCCGGGGATGGGGTCTGGGGATCGTTCATGGGGCTCAGGTAGGCGCGCGGCCGCGAAGGATCAACCCAGCAGGCGGCCAATCACGCGCGCGGTGTAGTCCACCACCGGGATCACCCGACCATAATTGATCCGCGACGGGCCGATCACGCCAATGGCGCCGACGATCTTCTCCTGCGCATTACGGAAGGGCGCCACCACGACGGAGAGCCCGGCCGTGGAAAACAGCCCGCTCTCGGCGCCGATGAAGATCTGCACGCCCTCCCCCCGCTGGGCGAGTTCCAGCAGCTTCAGCGTGGTTTCCTGCGCCTCCAGCCGCTCGAACAAGGCCTGGATTTCATGGACGCGGGTCAGATTCTCCATGTTCTCAAGCAGCCGCGCCTGGCCGCGCAGGATGAGCGAACCGCTGCCCCCGCCGGCCCAGGTTGCCATGCCGGCCTCCACCACCTGCGTCGTCAGCGCATCGAGCGCGGTGCGGTTGGCGGCGATCTCCTGCGTCACGCTGGCGCGCGTCTCGTCCAGTGTGCGGTCGGAGAGGCGGGCATTCAGGTAATTCCCCGCCTGGATCAGCGCAGAGGGCGGCAGCCCGGCCGGCACCTCGATCACCC from Sediminicoccus sp. KRV36 encodes the following:
- a CDS encoding DUF938 domain-containing protein, with product MTTPQVPGPDEAGPGAADARRFAPAAARNRDALLACLAGILPQAGLVLEVASGTGEHAVHVAASLPGLIWQPSDPAAEARASIDAWAAGVANIRPALALDASAWPWPITQADALLCVNMIHIAPWAACLGLLRGAGAILPPGAPLVLYGPFIRAGIETAASNLDFDASLRARDPAWGLRALEDVAAAASGFGLEQVIEMPANNLTVVFRRLG
- a CDS encoding NAD(P)/FAD-dependent oxidoreductase is translated as MSEMIETDVAIIGAGPCGLFAVFECGMLKMRCVVVDTLEEIGGQCAALYPEKPIFDIPAHPQIAGAALIERLAEQAAPFAPRYLLNQRVESLAPVEGGFRLTTSAGTELRAKAVIIAAGAGAFGPNRPPLDHLPGYEASGAVRYMVTRREEFRGKRVVIAGGGDSAVDWALSLKDVAAKVVVVHRRPKFRAAPESAAQLEAAAARGEVEMAIPYQLHGLEGDGSKLTNVVLATLKGEELRVPADHLLAFFGLSMELGPIADWGLGLERSHIAVNPATCETNIPGIHAIGDMATYPGKLKLILQGFSEAAMAAHAIHPRVFPGEALHFEYSTSKGVRAA
- the metK gene encoding methionine adenosyltransferase; the protein is MRDKGEYLFTSESVSEGHPDKVADRISDTVLDTFLEQDPYARVACETLVTTNRVVIAGEVRGPASITPELLMHRARLAIQDIGYEQEGFHWQHAKVECHLHAQSAHIAQGVDAAGNKDEGAGDQGIMFGYACTETPDLMPAPLYYAHLILRRISELRRSNDISVKGLLPDAKSQVTLRYIDGKPVGVTSVVVSTQHEEGLDQAQIKAMVKPLIESSLPAGWMCADNELYINPTGTFVIGGPDGDCGLTGRKIIVDTYGGAAPHGGGAFSGKDPTKVDRSAAYAARYVAKNVVAAGLADKCTIQVSYAIGVAKPLSVYFDLHGTGHDVDEVKLAKVVQELMNLSPRGIREHLHLNRAIYVPTSSYGHFGRTPDDEKGTFTWEKTDLVPALKSAFGR
- a CDS encoding tRNA (guanine(46)-N(7))-methyltransferase TrmB, which translates into the protein MSDEDDWPEGIPHRLYGRRRGKKLRPRQERLLSEALPRIRYTDLGFAAGADALWFEVGFGGGEHTLAQMQANPDTAIIASEVYEHGLCSLLTEIIPDGAEATAPLPPRLRLWPADARELLLALPEASLDRLFLMFPDPWPKTRHAKRRFVHPEMVPIVARALKPGGIWRVASDDPTYQAWVREVFAGQAIFTGPPPAETRPEGWPPTRYEAKAFAAGRSPLYWEWRRGS
- a CDS encoding nucleotide exchange factor GrpE; translated protein: MNDPQTPSPAETAPETPDMPPAAEPTPEERIATLEAELAEMKDRWLRAEAEVQNVRHRGKDEAEKARNYAVQKFAADMTEVAENLRRGIDLLPKAAEDEPEIIGKMRGGFEGVERFLLQRLEVHGVHRKPAEGQAFDPELHQAMSEAPAPEGVAPGTVIQAWTSAWTLNGRLLKPAMVVVAGQPG
- the hrcA gene encoding heat-inducible transcriptional repressor HrcA, with translation MKPPLFAVPSIATSALDPRSTAVLRELVEVYVATGEPVGSRTLSRRLPLNLSPASIRNVMADLEEAGLLYAPHTSAGRLPTQQGLRLFVDGLLEFGDLGEEERAEITARCAAHGRSLQETLAEAGQMLSGLAGAAGLVVAPKGEAPLRHIEFVPLGPGRALVVLVQGDGRVENRVIEVPAGLPPSALIQAGNYLNARLSDRTLDETRASVTQEIAANRTALDALTTQVVEAGMATWAGGGSGSLILRGQARLLENMENLTRVHEIQALFERLEAQETTLKLLELAQRGEGVQIFIGAESGLFSTAGLSVVVAPFRNAQEKIVGAIGVIGPSRINYGRVIPVVDYTARVIGRLLG